The Chanos chanos chromosome 6, fChaCha1.1, whole genome shotgun sequence genome includes a region encoding these proteins:
- the med20 gene encoding mediator of RNA polymerase II transcription subunit 20 isoform X1 gives MGVTCVCQVPILEGKSVQQTVDMLHKKLEQLGAVKQGSFFVDCETYHATSNASGQPSKLLYVMHNSETPLSCLALFEGGPYLTADVNFDVLMVKLKSHFQNAKGHKVESRGTRYRYCDFLVKVGTVTMSSSARGISVEVEYCACVVPGDCWNLMKEFMQSFLGSNVPELPSVFAAKPEGLYAPVDCMDTMVQYLELFSKVRKQQVIPGASVR, from the exons ATGGGGGTAACATG TGTGTGCCAGGTTCCTATACTGGAGGGAAAGAGTGTACAACAGACAGTGGATATGCTGCACAAGAAGCTTGAACAACTAGGTGCCGTGAAGCAGGGAAGCTTTTTTGTAGATTGTGAGACGTATCATGCTACAAGCAATGCAAGTG GGCAACCTTCCAAACTCCTGTATGTCATGCATAACTCAGAAACCCCCCTGAGCTGTTTAGCTCTGTTTGAGGGAGGACCTTACCTGACTGCCGATGTAAACTTTGATGTTCTGATGGTGAAGCTTAAGAGTCATTTCCAAAACGCAAAGGGCCACAAAGTGGAGAGTCGAGGCACTCGGTATCGCTACTGCGATTTTCTTGTGAAAGTTGGCACAGTGACTATGAGTTCTAGTGCAAGGGGTATCTCAGTTGAG gtgGAATACTGTGCTTGTGTTGTTCCTGGAGATTGCTGGAACCTCATGAAGGAGTTTATGCAAAGCTTCTTGGGCTCTAATGTTCCTGAACTGCCCTCTGTCTTTGCTGCCAAACCTGAGGGTCTTTATGCACCTGTAGACTGCATGGACACAATGGTTCAGTACTTAGAACTCTTCAGCAAAGTCCGCAAACAGCAAGTGATACCAGGAGCCAGTGTGCGCTAA
- the med20 gene encoding mediator of RNA polymerase II transcription subunit 20 isoform X2, whose product MGVTCVCQVPILEGKSVQQTVDMLHKKLEQLGAVKQGSFFVDCETYHATSNASGKKRQPSKLLYVMHNSETPLSCLALFEGGPYLTADVNFDVLMVKLKSHFQNAKGHKVESRGTRYRYCDFLVKVGTVTMSSSARGISVEVEYCACVVPGDCWNLMKEFMQSFLGSNVPELPSVFAAKPEGLYAPVDCMDTMVQYLELFSKVRKQQVIPGASVR is encoded by the exons ATGGGGGTAACATG TGTGTGCCAGGTTCCTATACTGGAGGGAAAGAGTGTACAACAGACAGTGGATATGCTGCACAAGAAGCTTGAACAACTAGGTGCCGTGAAGCAGGGAAGCTTTTTTGTAGATTGTGAGACGTATCATGCTACAAGCAATGCAAGTGGTAAGAAGA GGCAACCTTCCAAACTCCTGTATGTCATGCATAACTCAGAAACCCCCCTGAGCTGTTTAGCTCTGTTTGAGGGAGGACCTTACCTGACTGCCGATGTAAACTTTGATGTTCTGATGGTGAAGCTTAAGAGTCATTTCCAAAACGCAAAGGGCCACAAAGTGGAGAGTCGAGGCACTCGGTATCGCTACTGCGATTTTCTTGTGAAAGTTGGCACAGTGACTATGAGTTCTAGTGCAAGGGGTATCTCAGTTGAG gtgGAATACTGTGCTTGTGTTGTTCCTGGAGATTGCTGGAACCTCATGAAGGAGTTTATGCAAAGCTTCTTGGGCTCTAATGTTCCTGAACTGCCCTCTGTCTTTGCTGCCAAACCTGAGGGTCTTTATGCACCTGTAGACTGCATGGACACAATGGTTCAGTACTTAGAACTCTTCAGCAAAGTCCGCAAACAGCAAGTGATACCAGGAGCCAGTGTGCGCTAA
- the bysl gene encoding bystin, with amino-acid sequence MPKVKKSRGGGGENSGGTVALADQILQGDMVRMHGRVKSRDRKQENEDEYVDERLSRKILEQARIQQEELQTEFGVTPEAKKKPSTVLGPDTQDGDSDEEWPALGAGEEEMGGGTEVEVDPDDEKAIEMFMNKNPPMRRTLADIIMEKITEKQTEVGTVMSEVSGRPMPQLDPRVIEVYRGVHKVLSKYRSGKLPKAFKIIPALSNWEQILYLTEPETWTAAAMYQATRIFSSNLKERMAQRFYNLVLLPRIRDDIAEYKRLNFHLYSALKKALFKPGAWFKGILIPLCESGTCTLREAIIIGSILTKCSIPVLHSSAAVLKLAEMEYNGANSIFLRLLLDKKYALPFRVLDALIAHFLSFRNEKRTLPVLWHQSLLTLAQRYKADLASEQKAALLELLKIQTHPQISAEIRRELQNAESRDVEVATPAMSMD; translated from the exons ATGCCGAAAGTGAAGAAGTcaagaggtggaggaggggagaaCAGTGGTGGAACGGTGGCTCTGGCCGACCAGATTCTTCAGGGGGATATGGTGCGAATGCATGGCCGGGTAAAGAGTAGAGATCGTAAACAAGAGAACGAAGATGAGTATGTGGATGAGCGATTGTCGCGAAAGATTCTTGAACAGGCGCGGATACAACAAGAAGAACTCCAGACGGAGTTTGGTGTGACACCAGAGGCTAAGAAAAAGCCGTCCACCGTCTTAG GACCTGACACGCAGGATGGAGACTCAGACGAAGAGTGGCCAGCTTTGGGAGCTGGTGAGGAAGAAATGGGTGGAGGGACCGAGGTGGAGGTGGATCCTGACGATGAGAAAGCCATTGAGATGTTCATGAACAAAAATCCACCAATGAG GCGAACATTGGCTGACATCATCATGGAGAAGATtacagagaagcagacagaggtgggaacagtgatgtcagaggTGTCTGGCCGGCCTATGCCACAGCTGGATCCAAGAGTCATTGAGGTGTACCGGGGTGTGCACAAG GTTCTTTCAAAATATCGCAGTGGAAAACTTCCCAAGGCTTTCAAGATCATCCCAGCACTGTCAAACTGGGAACAAATTCTCTATCTCACAGAACCAGAGACCTGGACTGCCGCTGCTATGTATCAGGCCACAAG GATCTTCTCATCCAATCTGAAGGAGCGTATGGCCCAGCGGTTTTATAATTTGGTGCTGCTGCCTCGAATTCGAGATGACATTGCAGAGTACAAACGACTAAATTTTCATCTTTACAGCGCACTcaaaaaagctctttttaaaCCTGGGGCATGGTTTAAAG GGATTCTGATTCCTTTGTGTGAGTCAGGGACCTGCACTCTAAGAGAAGCCATCATCATTGGCAGCATCCTTACCAAATGCTCCATTCCTGTTCTGCACTCCAG TGCTGCTGTGCTGAAGCTTGCAGAGATGGAGTATAACGGAGCCAACAGCATCTTCCTGCGACTGTTGCTGGACAAAAAGTACGCACTGCCCTTCCGTGTCCTGGACGCCCTCATAGcccattttctgtctttccggAACGAGAAACGGACACTCCCAGTGCTGTGGCACCAGAGCCTGCTCACCCTGGCCCAGCGTTATAAGGCTGATCTGGCTTCCGAGCAGAAAGCAGCACTGCTCGAACTGCTCAAGATTCAAACGCACCCCCAGATTTCGGCAGAGATTCGGCGAGAGCTTCAAAACGCTGAGTCTAGGGACGTTGAGGTGGCCACTCCTGCCATGTCAATGGACTGA